In Chaetodon auriga isolate fChaAug3 chromosome 9, fChaAug3.hap1, whole genome shotgun sequence, the genomic window TGATAATACTAATAATCTGCATTTCACTGTGAGCCACATTTTGCTTCCAATCACTCCATCAGTTCATacagtgttttcttctgccaTTTTTAACAGAGTTTCCTGTGCAAAGAGTATGGatctttttatttgttgtgaTTTGTTCTAAACATTATTGGATGGCTGGTGTGGGGGTGCAGGTGTATGAATGATAGATTGACAGTAATATCCCTTGTATTGCATATGCACCACAATGTGTTCTAGGTCTTATTTTCATTGCTGATTAATCTGTCGAATATGCCCAaaatgatgtcttcaaatgCTTTGCAACCCAAACATAGTTAGCTCACTGTcatagaggagtgaagaaaccagaaaatagtcacatttaagaagctggaattagaaaaaaaacaattaatctATTATCACAATAGTTGGTAGTAGTTGAGAACTAAGTGATTAATTTATTAACCATTGCAGCTCTAATGTATTCTACGTCATGTAGTACTGTATACTGGGCGTATACTTTGTTCTTACCTCTCTCAGTCTTAGCTGATGAAAATACTGTAAAGGTAAGCCAGAAACTGGAtctgctcctctcctgtttcCCCTGATTCTCTGCCTCCGTCATTTTCCTCCCTCTTGTCATTCAAAACAGAAGGAGCTTCCTCGTGCACCAGATGTTCGGTTGTTATTGCCGTTCAATGTGTCATCTGCTGTGTGGTTTCTATATTGCTCGGTGGGAAGGGGTGGGGGAGGTCATCAGCGATTTGATCTGTTTTACATATTTGCACCAATATCGTTCACAAAAGGAGAATTTTTCAATCTGTTTCACATTGTGTTGTCTCCATCCTGCCCAGAAACCTTCTGAAAAAGAGTTCACTTTCTGTGTAACTGGTGTCTGTTCTGTCTATTAAATGGGACTCCTGCTTGGCACTGAGGTGTGCTGCACTGGACGTCACAGCATGAAGTGAACTCTGTGAGATTTCAGGCTTAGTAATCTAAATCAACATTTGCTCGACTGTTTTAAATACTTGGTGAGCACATTCATCCGTTTTATGACCAACACTTCATCAGGCCGAACCCAAGCCAAGACGGGGGCTTGAACTCAGGTCATCCAGTTAAAAGCATATCTGTCTGTGCTGAAATTGATCCTGCAGCCCCAGTGGTACTAGTAATATTACCGTAGGAGCTCAAAGGTAAGTAAGCCCAGATGTGTGATTCAAATTTGAAGGTCAAATATTGCACTGAGCATAGGCGCTTAAGTAGGATTTAAATCCATATCATGCAAAATTATTTTGTTAATGTGCTTATGTGATGTGAAGTTGGGCAATAGGACTCCAAATGTATGCACTTTATTAtctttcattatctttttcttGAAGAATCAGTAATGAATGAGGACACAATATCTTAAAGATATATTTACACTTTATTGACCATACAGACAACATacatttttttgtacattttttgtattttttacaaaaaaaaacgtATTTTCTTGTATTGAAATAATATCTCAATAACATAAAGGAATACACATTCTTACTTTCAGATTTGATATACTGTACACTACAGGTTAAAATcctgtaaataaatatattctTTGTCTTCAGGAAAACAACCACGATGTCTCTGTTAACATTATGTTTTGAATGTGGCATAGTTCAGAGGACATTAACTTCTATGTCTGACTCACTTTTCTGCTAGTTCTACTTCTGCTAATGGAACTATGGAACTATTGAGGCATCTTGTTTTCTCCTGTGCCAAAGCTGATATTATTTGGATTCTCTGTCAAGTACTTCTTAGATCTTAAGATTCAGTTATATGGATTTATTTCCAAATCCGCTAGATGAAAGCTGCTGGGAGTTCTAATCCATTCTGAGCAAACAAATGTCTGTGAGCTTTAGAGTTGTCAAGCCAAAAGCAATTATAATGTGAAGATGTGTTTTCAGTAAATGGCTGTGTTTAAAACAGCGATGTTCTATCCCCAGACAATTTTGATAATCTGCCAAAACTGAACGGGTGTCTAATAGCTATCTTGCCAAACTACACCTCTGTCGTGCTGTCAGATATATCAATATGACTTGAGGATAAGACTCTTTTGTGCAGTGTGACTCTGCCAATTTAacagtcaatcaatcagtatATTAATTTCTACAGAAAGAGAGCATGGTCAGGGAGGAAATAAGGGAGTCCAGTTCATCATATTTATGCCTCACGTGAATTCACTGCAGACCTTTTACTGTTGTTTCTCCGTCTTCgtcctttcctccctttcctggctttcctctctttcctctctctcctctccttactctccttcttctccctcctttcctggCTTAGTCATAAACAGTTGTCAGGGAAgcacttcctctcttcctccagcagggggcaggcTGCTCCGTTGTTGGCTGGGTGCATTAGGATGTAGCGTGTGCGGTGCTGCACGCCCGAGTCTCCACACTTGCCTTTGCACAAGCCCCAAGGAGACCACACTGACACCTCGCAGTCCAGGGGGGTATCTGCCATGAGAGGGGGGCATTATAATCACATTTAGGTTTGATTTGTAATTTTCTTTGAGTTATTGCTTTTCCTTTATTGTTTGGAAGCGGCAAATGGTTCACATTTGTATGTGGATATTTGAGTTTCCTTTTAAGGTTTGAGTGGAAAGGAGAAGAATTAGTCATAATAAGAAAAATCACGGCTCTCCAGCCCTTATTTGTCTTTAGAAgtgaataaaataatgaaagggAATTACGACAAATGGCGCCATGCTGTGCGTGCAGCTCTTTATGAACCCATAGCTTCTCGTTATGGATTCTTGGCTGTGGTTGTGCTGCTGGGGTTATGATAAATTTTTTACCCTTCGTTTATTGACAGATTTTTTTGCTGACTGCTTGCTCTCTGTCAGCATAGCTCAGCCTCAGTAACCAGCGCTACCACTTAATGAGTCAACTGCAGCAGATGGGGATTTGTTGAGAGCTTGTGCACAGCTGATATGTATCACAGACTAAGTTGTCATTTGAAGAGTAGAAAAGCAGAAGGATGGGAGACGGTACGGAAGCTACATGGATGGAcggaaggatggagggatggaacAACTCAAATCTCCCTTCGTCTTGTGTGTCCATTAAGGACAGAGCAAAGGATaatgtgataataataatgctatAAAAGCCAAAAGCTCATTAATCTTATTTTACATCAATATTGTATGTCACAGATGCAATCTAGAGCAGGTGATTGCTAAACTGTAATAAAAGTTGTTCAAGCCTTGGGGGAGGGGACATGAAAGGGATAGAGAATAGAGAGAGAATTAATGGAGGGAGGCAAAGATAAACAGATGGAGGGGTAGGAGGGAGCATTGGGATCAAGGCAGGAAACCCCACCAGATTCCTGGCCcctctctgttgtttgttgatTGGTAGTCTGGGGAACGGGCTTGTAGTCTGTGATGCTGAGTCAAACCTTTACAGTCACCCTGAACACTGAATCTGATTACTGCACCGTCAGCTCGACTGCCAGGTTGACGCGCTACACTTTCCTGGTCAAGTCATCTGTTTAGACTTTCTGCggtgatttgtgtttttataaaaGGTTATTTTCCCCTCCATGTCATATCGGAGAACATCGGTCACACAGACAGGTTGTTTGACTACTGCATTGTTGGCTTTACTTGCAGTTTGACACActcttcatctttatttttccaaGCTGTCTTCCTATTATTCCTTGCAGTTTGGCATTTTACTGTTACCACTAATCTATACAACAGGGAGTCTTAAAATTTAACAGTCTGAGAACCAACATTAAGTAAATCGAGCTTCACCATGTGGATCCAGCTCTTGTTAAAACATACGTGTCTGCATCCTATTTTGGGGTCACGACCCCAACATTGCTGTTCATGATTTCTACCTAGTTTTCTTAAAAtgctctttcactttctcatCTTTACACTGTTCCACTGGATGCCAGATGTGCCCCTGGTATTTTCTGATGCCCTACCCTCACTTGGCTTCTCTGGTTTCTGGTTGGAAGTAattgagtttgtgtgtggccTGTAATAGTTCCCAAATGCTTTCATATGAGTCAGCAAAAAACAAAGACCCAAGCTCCTAGCATTGTGTGAAATCTGTGTTTCGCACAGCTTTGAGCATATATGCATATTATTTGATCAGTACAAGTgcaatggagagagaaaggttGGAAATGGTGGATGCAAATCTGCAGTATCGCAACAGCACTGTTTACATGTTGATCTTACTACTACGACTATGAGTAAGTGCttgtatttgatttttgtttctgcaaaatagtcatatttgagtgttgctcTTGGGCGTTTTTGCCTGTTACTTAAAGATACCTCAAGACCTAACAAATCCctttgaatgcatttcctttctCATAAAACTACTGATaaggcaattttttttttacacctctCTGAACAAACTGTCACCCACTGTTGATTAAAGTATCAAACCAGCGGCAGGAATTGTAAAGCATCACCCATGTACTCGCTTGAGTGCATCTTTGTTTCCGTGCAAGATAAATACAAGTTGGGACCCACTTAAAATCACTACTCAGTAGCACGACTAGTGGTTAAAGACTgtagtgcaaaaaaaaaggtaaacCTGGTACAACTTCTGCTCAGTGTGATGTCGTCTGGCAAGGTGCTGCATtggccaaacaaacacatgcaggcagacATTGCTGCTGAAACATTTATCGAGTATTTGTGCCCCTCAGACTTACTTATGAGCTTGTCCTCTATCTCGTTTCCAGTTGGCAGTTGGTTGGACTGGGTGGGCTCCACGGGCAGGCTGATGATCTGATTGGTCTTCTTTATCTTGGTCAGCGTTACCTTGGCAATGGGTGGGAGGTGCTTCAGGCGGGGGTAGAAAAAGGAGTTGGCGGGGTGGTTAGGGAAGGAAGAAGTGATCTATGGAGGGAAAATGGACAAAGAATAACAGTGAATAGGTGCATTGAGTGCATTGAATGCATTGAGTGCACTGAGTATTCAAGGAACTACAATTCTTATACTATACAATAATACTTTCatatgttaataataataataatttgtccTTTACTCTATAAGGTCAACAAAGTCTTCAATGCATTTGTTTCGTCTTCTGTTGGCAACTTGTTTTGATTTTGCTTCTTTACACAATAAGAAGTGCTATAAAACAATGTACTCATTGCTGGTTTTGTCAAGCGATGTTAAACTCATGTCCCAGTTCACACGACAAGTGATTTTTGGCTTTGGATTAGTAGATATTATACTTGGCTGAGGCTAACCTACCTGTGTGATTTTGTCTTGTGGGATGGTCTCGAAGTTGGGAGAAGAGAAAGTGAACCCGCTGTCAGTTCCTGCATCATATGGGAAAAGCTCCAGCGACACATTCTCTTTCCAGTGGTCGCCATCACACAAGTCGACACTGTCCACACCCACAAACCAGTCCGGGCTTGGAACGATTCGCACGATAAACGACAGCTGCAGATAGAGAGGAGGAAGTAGACCacagggagggagatggagcgtagagagaaaaaacagagagagagggaaatgagGACATAGGTCAAAGTGACAGATTGAGATgtggagacagaagagaggagagacatgAGCGAAAAAGAGAATGGGTTGTTATTTTATGTCACCGTATATGATTTGATCTCAGTGTTAGTTTTAGCTCATTCAATCAATACCTCATTGTGTCAGTTGGACAGTGGTTTAAAGCCACAAAGGAAGAACTGGGTTTTTGTGGTCTGAGTTAAAATCATTTTCGAATTGTATTCAGTAAgttggaaatggaaatgaaagcTAAAAAATACTTGCTTCATTGCACATTCGTATTTCTGAATAATTTATGTTCTTGATGTGTCCAGTCAACTAACTTTTACAACTGTAAAGAAACTATTGGAAATACTTTTTCATCTGGATTTTGGCCATGAAACAGCCTCCATCCTGATCTTGATTTAGATGGATGTACATATAGATGAAAGACATAATGGTTGATAAGACATGAATTCCTCAAAACTTGcggcctacattacccacaatgcaactccacTGCCAACAGTGGCTAATGAAGCCTTGGGCCAGTAGCCTAAAGCAGGAATAAGGAACGATACCCTCGCTTGTTTCCAACTCCACACTGACAGATTTTTCTTCAATCCCAACAAGCGCTGACTCAGGTGACATCACTTGCAGTACTTTATTAGACCCTGCAGCCATgaaaggctttatacaacttGAGTTCCCCTTTAAATCAATCATATGTGATATGTATATCACATGATTGCGGATTTCGCTGTGCTATGATGTGCATGAAATAAGTGTCATCACAGTGGGGATGCATAGTGCGATAACTCACCACCTCCCTACACATGTGATATTATTTCAGTACAGTTTGTTTTGAGTTAGTGAATGTCTTCTGTCTCCAACTggattttttccatttctgtcacCTTGAGGACACACCTTCCCTTGTCCAAGCCTAACATTGTGTTTGGTCCGTTGTGTCCCTAAATTTATGAGCTACCCAGACACTCATCAGTAACAAGTTCAACAGCCAACTCCTGCAGAGTTTTACACAATGTGTAGAGACATAAATTagacctgctgtgttttcagagggTCTCTTTAGGGTGCggtgtgtggaaaaaaacagtGTGGAGCTGGTTTTATTGTAGCATTCACTATTTTGCTCTATCGACCTTGTTAGAAGGCAATAATGCAGCTCTGTCTCAATCTTATGCTTTTTATGGTCAACAGATAGCAGTAGTATGGCAACTTATTGCTCGGATAAAAAGATACTTTGGATATTAActtgtaattttattttattttttttacaacccTGGTATCATTTTTATAGTTTTGGCCTGTTGCTCACAAACATGGGTTATGCAACAACCCCAGTGGAAGTAACTTCACAAGAGTTAAAAGGGTAACTACAGTCCTGATCTAGTTGAACCTAGATTTAGTAAGTGTGGTAGATCAGACTGGTACCAGTAAGGACCTCTGTAAGGTGCAGTACATGTTtacaacacagctgggacttcCATTTTTACCTCTTAATTATCAGTTTATAATATGGCCAAACTGTACATTTGCATGATATGTGGACTTGAttgtaaatctgtgtgtgtctcggATGAATGGTGGCTAAAACTACATGTAAAGATAAGGAAAACTAGAGATCATTTTGCAACGGGAtcacaccagctgctgctgatgttcccACCCATGAGTACTCAGTGCTCATTACTACATTATTACACAAGTACTCAGTACTCATGGGTTGAACCACACCCATCTTCAAACTTGGCCTTCATTTTATACTCGACGGCGCACCTGTAAAGTGTCATGATTGCATCTTGGACGATGGAAGATTTATCTTTTGCCAATAATGACCCATCCTACCTTCATGACTGTGTTAAGTGTTGTGCATTCAAACATCAAACAAGGCAATATTTCAGCAAAATACACTGATATATCAATACTTCCGTAAGTTAAAAATTGACCATGCGAGGATGGTTAGGCATATTGAATAAATCTCGCACAATTCACCTATTTTGCCAAACTCACTTCTCTCATGTCATGTGTTCCATTGCACCATCCACTCAGGCCTTTCCACAAGAATATGGAGTAGCCAACTTGTAGGAAAACCTAGCCTGCTAGCGCCATCTGGGAGAATGTCCCCCCAGAGGAAAAGTTTGGCTTTAAAAGTGCAACTTTGGTGGCCTCTGGTACATTCTAATGCCAATATTCCATCATATCCACTGGTCTTAATTATTGCatattttaatgacttttcCTACCCGATTGCAAAAGTATAATGGATTATGGTAAATGGGAATTAGGCTCTTTGTAGCCCACGCATCATATTTTAAACATGATGTCATGCATCTGACATTGCTTTGCGTAAGTGGCCATTGGCAAGAAAGCTAAAAGCGATGTAGgacattttaaacaataaatTACAGTGTGAGATTCTGGCATTGCCCTGATTTTCCTCATATGACACAGGCCTGTTGCTTTGGCAACGTTGATTTATTAAGcccatgaatgtctgtgtggcATTTATGGAAAATACAGCGCTTTCAGtggatttttttaatgcttaCTGTGCTGTTGTCATGTTGCTGCTACTGCTGTTTTCCAAAGCAGCACATCTGTTGAGGATGTCCCGTGTCCGTGCAATGcaatctttgtgttttgtcatcAATTGTTTTGCTTATATTTGTCAAACAGTGAAGACGACTCTCCGCTCTCTCTTTGGCAGGATACAACCTCTTTAAGTTGAACGCATATACAAGATAAAAACTAACCCTGGTCTTAACAGGAGCCATGATTGGCAGCATTTTGAAAGATTCTTTAGCCCTCAGACCCTGGCTAAGGAAAGAATCGCATCATCTCGTCATATATTATTGACCTGTCAGGAAAAGGCCTCTGATACACTCCATACCCTTACCCATACTGAACGAAACCAGGTGCTGAGTGACTTACATAGGAGTGCCTGGCGAAGACCTCAAACTCAGTGTTCATCTGGCCTGTGCCTCCCACAACAGCGGGAGCGGAGAGGATACCATAAACACTCTGGATGCGCTCGCCGGCCTCCTCGACTTCCTTCATGAGTGTCCAGGCCTCACCTTTCTCTGCAAACTCTCTCACTCCGTTGCTGGCAAACTCATTACGCTGCCAGATGTGATAGTCGGAGCTGTGAGTCACTCCTAggagtagagagagagagggaaaggaagtTAGTTGTTGCAACAGGTATTAGTCTGCAGTCATCAGGCGTGTATAAACTGCAAGTGTCAGCTTATATACTGAAATCTATATCTTATATATTATTTTCAGATAATAATTTCAGATATATATTAtatctgaaatttcccctcgcgggacaaataaaggaatattgattgattgatatacAGTCTATATCTCCATATGATATACAGCAAGGTTGTTTTTTCCTATTTGTTGATATTAATTGAGTGGTGTAATTTaatattttgtgatattttagGTGGATTTTTGCCATTTACTTCCTGCATACTGACCAATCAGGGCATTATTCTTCTCTACCTTAGCTTCCAGTTACTCAACCTGCTGCCAACACTCTGACCAATGAGAATACAGTTCGACACCAGCTCGCTGTGGACTTACCAATAATGTTTGACCACTGTGCAGGGGGGCGGTAGACAGGATACTGTTTAGGGAAGGCTGCCTGGGTCCACTTGCCAGTAAATGTTAGCCTGTACTGGGCAGTTTCCGAGGCCGTGCACATGGGGACGTCAGTAGGAACAGGCATTGAATGAACGCCTTGGCCTAATGTTAACATCATGATGAGCAGGTGGTAGAGTGCctcagagatggagaggatgtTCCTTGTGGTGTCCATGATTATGAAGGCTAATTTGGGGGAGGATGAAGGACCAGAGGGAAGACCTGTGTCTGTATAAGGCAGGataaagaaaggagaaaagtcACTAGTAACATTTCCATCAAGCTGAGTCATCCAGCTGCAAATGTGCACATATGTAATTGCCACGTATTACAcccttttttatgttttctgctctgctgttgcttCACCCCAAGAGGTCTGATTTAGGGCACTTTTACCAGCTGTTACCATAGATGTCTTTATTCTAAAGATTCAATTAATTTTATTCTGCCAAAGAGGATTTCTTGACTTTTTTGGTGCACATTCTATGAAGCTTTGCAATAGGCAGATTTGCACTTAGTTAGAATTTGACCTATTTATTTTGATGTCTCTACTTGCAGTTATGCTTTTCCTGTCAGATCTCGTACATGACAAGACTGACAAGGAGAACTGTTGGAAGGGCAAAGCATctggctgcagcatcagtgcTGACTTTAATAAGTGGGGCATGTGAGTCAGAGGGAAACTTTTCACTTAAACGTTCTCCgctgtttttccactgtttaGACTTGTAAACTCAGTTAAGCAGTGTAGGACCGGCAGAAGATCTTAATTTAAGAGGTGACACAGATATCTTGTTAATTTAGATGCAAACAATGAAAGTTTGGTCTATTattatttaacagaaaaaagCTATGCTAGCCTCACTAACCTATATTTtaaggcttgtgtgtgtgtgtgtgtgtgtgtgtgtgtgtgtgtgtgtgtggtctctcAGTCCTTTTAACAGTATCATTAAAAACCTTTTCATGAATATGTGTGGACACTTCCTGATTGAAGGGTcctgcagctgaatgttttcCTCTGGGACATTCATTAATTTTCTATGAAGCAGATCCTTGCTGCAGTAAAGATAAATACATGAACAGCATGCAGATAGAATGATAGCAGTTTTAGGATATTGCTTCATCATACACACAATATATTACATTTTGCTCAATGCAGAGTTCATAAATGTGTGAACATGCTATTCTTACCAAACAGTGTTAATCTAATCTTATCAATTTAAACTTTGATAAAATGAAAGTGGGTGCTGTTTCAGTTTCTAG contains:
- the spon2b gene encoding spondin-2b; amino-acid sequence: MDTTRNILSISEALYHLLIMMLTLGQGVHSMPVPTDVPMCTASETAQYRLTFTGKWTQAAFPKQYPVYRPPAQWSNIIGVTHSSDYHIWQRNEFASNGVREFAEKGEAWTLMKEVEEAGERIQSVYGILSAPAVVGGTGQMNTEFEVFARHSYLSFIVRIVPSPDWFVGVDSVDLCDGDHWKENVSLELFPYDAGTDSGFTFSSPNFETIPQDKITQITSSFPNHPANSFFYPRLKHLPPIAKVTLTKIKKTNQIISLPVEPTQSNQLPTGNEIEDKLINTPLDCEVSVWSPWGLCKGKCGDSGVQHRTRYILMHPANNGAACPLLEEERKCFPDNCL